One window of the Macaca thibetana thibetana isolate TM-01 chromosome 13, ASM2454274v1, whole genome shotgun sequence genome contains the following:
- the GNLY gene encoding granulysin isoform X3, whose protein sequence is MVTWALLLLAAMLLGNPGLGVSVSPKGKDTSGRESGFGWAIWLEGLVFSRLSPEYYEVATAHLCDREQSCPCLAQEGPQGDLLIKMQELGFDCKICLRIIQTLKAMVNEPTQRSISNAEARVCRMVKSQWRDVCKNFMRRYQPRVTQGLLAGETAQKICVDLRLCEPSMGSL, encoded by the exons ATGGTTACCTGGGCCCTCCTTCTCCTTGCAGCCATGCTCCTGGGCAACCCAG GCCTTGGGGTCAGTGTGAGCCCCAAGGGCAAGGACACTTCTGGAAGGGAGAGTGGATTTGGCTGGGCCATCTGGCTGgaag GTTTGGTCTTCTCTCGTCTGAGCCCTGAGTACTATGAAGTGGCAACAGCCCACCTGTGTGACAGGGAGCAATCCTGcccgtgcctggcccaggaggGCCCCCAG GGTGACCTGTTGATCAAAATGCAGGAGCTGGGCTTCGACTGCAAGATCTGTCTGAGGATAATCCAGACACTGAAGGCTATGGTGAATGAGCCCACCCAG AGAAGCATTTCCAATGCTGAGGCCCGTGTGTGTAGGATGGTGAAGTCACAATGGCGCGACGTCTGCAAAAATTTCATGAGGAGGTATCAGCCTAGAGTTACCCAGGGCCTCCTGGCCGGAGAAACTGCCCAGAAGATCTGTGTGGACCTCAGGTTGTGTGAACCTTCTATGG GTTCTCTCTGA
- the GNLY gene encoding granulysin isoform X2, producing MWTGLVFSRLSPEYYEVATAHLCDREQSCPCLAQEGPQGDLLIKMQELGFDCKICLRIIQTLKAMVNEPTQRSISNAEARVCRMVKSQWRDVCKNFMRRYQPRVTQGLLAGETAQKICVDLRLCEPSMGSL from the exons ATGTGGACAG GTTTGGTCTTCTCTCGTCTGAGCCCTGAGTACTATGAAGTGGCAACAGCCCACCTGTGTGACAGGGAGCAATCCTGcccgtgcctggcccaggaggGCCCCCAG GGTGACCTGTTGATCAAAATGCAGGAGCTGGGCTTCGACTGCAAGATCTGTCTGAGGATAATCCAGACACTGAAGGCTATGGTGAATGAGCCCACCCAG AGAAGCATTTCCAATGCTGAGGCCCGTGTGTGTAGGATGGTGAAGTCACAATGGCGCGACGTCTGCAAAAATTTCATGAGGAGGTATCAGCCTAGAGTTACCCAGGGCCTCCTGGCCGGAGAAACTGCCCAGAAGATCTGTGTGGACCTCAGGTTGTGTGAACCTTCTATGG GTTCTCTCTGA
- the GNLY gene encoding granulysin isoform X1 yields MVTWALLLLAAMLLGNPGLVFSRLSPEYYEVATAHLCDREQSCPCLAQEGPQGDLLIKMQELGFDCKICLRIIQTLKAMVNEPTQRSISNAEARVCRMVKSQWRDVCKNFMRRYQPRVTQGLLAGETAQKICVDLRLCEPSMGSL; encoded by the exons ATGGTTACCTGGGCCCTCCTTCTCCTTGCAGCCATGCTCCTGGGCAACCCAG GTTTGGTCTTCTCTCGTCTGAGCCCTGAGTACTATGAAGTGGCAACAGCCCACCTGTGTGACAGGGAGCAATCCTGcccgtgcctggcccaggaggGCCCCCAG GGTGACCTGTTGATCAAAATGCAGGAGCTGGGCTTCGACTGCAAGATCTGTCTGAGGATAATCCAGACACTGAAGGCTATGGTGAATGAGCCCACCCAG AGAAGCATTTCCAATGCTGAGGCCCGTGTGTGTAGGATGGTGAAGTCACAATGGCGCGACGTCTGCAAAAATTTCATGAGGAGGTATCAGCCTAGAGTTACCCAGGGCCTCCTGGCCGGAGAAACTGCCCAGAAGATCTGTGTGGACCTCAGGTTGTGTGAACCTTCTATGG GTTCTCTCTGA